The DNA segment GCAGGATGCTGTGATGCGCCACGATGGCGCGACCGCTTTCGCTCACGATTACCGGATGCGCCACCTCCTCCGAGTCGCAGACCTCCATGATGTTGTAAACAATGTCGCGCGCATATTCCTGCGTCGTGTAATTCATCGACGACTCGAACGCCGTTCGACTTCCATCGTAATCGATCCCCAAGCCGCCGCCGACATCCATGTAACCCATCGGATGGCCCATCTTCGCCAGCTTGGCGTAAAACCGAGTCGCCTCGCGCACCGCCCGCTTGATCACCCCGATGTCCGGCACCTGCGATCCGACGTGGAAATGAACCAGCCGCAGACAATGCGCCAGCCCTTCTTTCTTGAGCATTTCCGACGCCGCTACCAAATCCGCCGTGCTCAGGCCAAACTTCGCATTCTCGCCCCCGCTCGTCGCCCATTTGCCCGAGCCTTTTGCCTGCAAGCGGACTCGCAGTCCGATCATCGGCTCGACTTTCATTTCCTTGGAAACGGTTAAAATCTGCCGAACCTCCTCCAGTTTTTCCACCACCATGATGACTTTTTTGCCCAGGCGAATGCCGAGCAGCGCATTCTGGATGAACGACGAATCCTTGTAGCCGTTGCAAATGATCAGACTCTCCGGGTCTTCATGTGCCGCCAGAGCCGCCAGCAACTCCGGCTTGCTCCCCGCTTCCAGCCCAAAGTGGAATGGAAGTCCCGCATCCACGATTTCCTCCACGACCTCACGTAGCTGGTTCACCTTGATCGGAAACACGCCGTTATAGACATTCTTGTAACCCGCATCCGCGATCGCACCCTGAAACGCCTTGTTGATCGTCTCCACCCGATGCCGCAGCAAATCCTGAAACCGGATCACCATCGGAAACGTCAGCCCGCGCTTCTTCGCCGCATCCACCACCTCCATGATATCAATCGAACTCGACTTCTCGCGAGTGGGCATCACCTCGACATGGCCCTTGGCATTGATGTTAAAATAACCGGTCCCCCAGCGGTCGATATTATAAAGGGAAATGGCGGAGGGAATGTCCCAAGTTTCAGTCATGGGCGGAGATTAAAGGACCACGGCGGCAATGCAATATTCGCGATGTGAAAAAAAATCTTAGCAGTCTGGCTGGACGGTGAAGCTCCTCTCCAGAACTCCGTGAGCGGCGATGGTTTGGATGCCGAGTTTTTCCTCGAAGGGACGCTGCTCGTGATGATCCGGCAGGCCCCAGCAGGGCTCGACGCAGATGAAGGCTTCACCGTCGGACCAGAGCGTGAGATAGGGAGCCTGGGAATAATCGAGCGTCGTTTTGCGGCCGGAAACGGGGTCTTCCACGACGAAGATCCGCTGGGGCACGTCGGCCAGATCGAGGAGAAAGGAGCCGGGAAGTTCCGCCACGGGAAACGGCATCAGGCCGCCGGGAAAATCGATTGTTTCCGTTTCACCGGAGAGGAAATTTCCGGGGGCGAGATGGCGCTTGTAGCGACCTGGCGGGAGCATGATTCGCATGGAAGTCAGATCAGAAACGGCAAAACCCGGGTGCAGTCCGAAGGAAACGTGTGTCTCAAAGTCATCCCGGTTTTCAAAGCGAAAAGTGACCTTCAACTCCGTGTCCGTGAGCGCATAAGTGATCGCAAAATCGACCCGAAACGGATATTCCTCCGCCGCAATATCATTGAAACTCCAATGATGGGTGAGACTCCCCTCGCCTAGCTCAGGAGCCGCGAAGATTTTGTGCCGGAGAAAGCTGTGCGTGCTGCCTTTCACGGGCATTCCGCGATAGCTGGAGACCTCGTTCAAAATCCGGTGAACGTAGTAGCCCATGACTGTGGAATGATTATTCCAGCCGTTGGGG comes from the Chthoniobacterales bacterium genome and includes:
- the speA gene encoding biosynthetic arginine decarboxylase — translated: MTETWDIPSAISLYNIDRWGTGYFNINAKGHVEVMPTREKSSSIDIMEVVDAAKKRGLTFPMVIRFQDLLRHRVETINKAFQGAIADAGYKNVYNGVFPIKVNQLREVVEEIVDAGLPFHFGLEAGSKPELLAALAAHEDPESLIICNGYKDSSFIQNALLGIRLGKKVIMVVEKLEEVRQILTVSKEMKVEPMIGLRVRLQAKGSGKWATSGGENAKFGLSTADLVAASEMLKKEGLAHCLRLVHFHVGSQVPDIGVIKRAVREATRFYAKLAKMGHPMGYMDVGGGLGIDYDGSRTAFESSMNYTTQEYARDIVYNIMEVCDSEEVAHPVIVSESGRAIVAHHSILLVEAFGAIEKSKTSAPVELEADDIKLVSDVLEIQRNLSRQNRMESLHDAVQIRDQALSMFDLGLLELEHKAKIETVYWQIATEIVQHCKGLRYVPEEVKDLETALGDQYLCNFSVFQSLLDHWALGQLFPIMPIHHLDKHPERNGTLVDITCDSDGKVSKFIDLEDVKGTLPLHKLQPGQPYYLGFFLMGAYQDIMGDLHNLFGRVNEAHVFLDEDEEDGFYIEETIEGSTIGNVLGMTQWNTNELMRLVKAQVDAAIKSDRLKPNEAMRLLGHYEKGLKDYTYLTFP